Genomic DNA from Vagococcus luciliae:
GTATTATCAACTGCAGGTGACAACAACTTAGGTGGAGATGACTTTGACGAAAAAATCATCGACTACTTAGTTGAAGAATTTAAAAAAGAAAATGGAATTGACTTATCTAAAGATAAAATGGCAGTACAACGTTTGAAAGATGCAGCTGAAAAAGCGAAAAAAGATTTATCAGGTGTAACAAGCACTCAAATCAGCTTACCATTTATCACTGCTGGTGAAGCTGGACCTCTTCACTTAGAGTTAAACTTAACTCGTGCAAAATTTGATGAATTAACATCTGATTTAGTTGAAAGAACTAAAATTCCAGTTCGTCAAGCAATCAAAGATGCTGGTATTTCAACTTCAGAAATTGATGAAGTTATCTTAGTTGGTGGATCTACTCGTATTCCTGCAGTGGTTGAAGCTGTAAGAAAAGAAACTAAAAAAGAACCTAACAAATCAGTTAACCCTGATGAAGTAGTAGCAATGGGTGCTGCTATCCAAGGTGGGGTAATCACTGGTGATGTTAAAGATGTTGTCTTACTTGATGTTACACCATTGTCATTAGGTATTGAAACAATGGGTGGTGTATTTACTAAATTAATCGACCGTAACACAACAATTCCAACAAGTAAATCACAAGTCTTCTCTACTGCAGCAGACAATCAACCAGCCGTTGATATCCATGTATTACAAGGTGAACGTCCAATGGCAGCTGATAATAAAACATTAGGAAGATTCCAATTAACAGATATTCCTGCAGCTCCACGTGGTGTGCCACAAATCGAAGTATCTTTTGATATCGATAAAAACGGTATTGTTAATGTAAGTGCAAAAGACTTAGGTACTCAAAAAGAACAAACTATTACAATTAAATCATCTTCAGGTTTAACAGATGAAGAAATTGAACGTATGGTAAAAGACGCTGAAGCAAATGCTGAAGCAGATAAAGAACGTAAAGAAGAAGTTGATTTACGCAATGACATCGATGCGTTATTATTCTCAGTTGATAAAACTTTAGGTGAATTAGAGGGTAAAGTTGATGCTGATGAAGTGAAGAAAGCAGAAGATGCTCGTGATGAATTAAAAGCAGCTGTTGAAGCTAATAATATTGAAGATATGAAAGCTAAACGTGATGCATTAAATGAAATCGTACAAGCGTTAACTGTTAAATTATATGAACAAGCAGCAGCACAACAAGCACAAGAAAATCCAGAAGCAGCACAAAGTGGCGCGGATGATGTTGTTGATGCAGACTTTGAAGAAATCAACGACGATGAAAAATAATGTTAACTAGAGAAAAAAGCCAAAGCATTGTGCTTTTGGCTTTTTCTCTTGATTATTTACTATAAAGCATTCTAAAATTGGCTAAATTATGGTATGATTTAAACGAATTTAGAGGTTTTAGAAAAATGGAGGGTTAGTTATATATGGCCAAAAGAGATTATTATGAGGTTTTAGGAGTATCTAAAACAGCAACAGATGATGAAATAAAAAAAGCCTATCGTAAACTATCCAAAAAGTATCATCCAGACATAAATAAAGAACCCGATGCAGAAGATAAGTTTAAAGAAGTATCTGAAGCGTTTGAAGTATTAAGTGATGCACAAAAACGTGCGGCTTATGACCAATATGGCCATGCAAGTACTGATCCAAACTTTGGTGCTGGTGGTTTTGGCGGTGGTGGTTTCCAAGATTTTGGTGGTAGTTTCGGAGGGTTTGAAGATATTTTTGAATCATTCTTTGGCGGTGGAGGACGTTCAAGTAATCCTAATGCGCCAAGACAAGGTTCTGATTTGCAGTACACATTAGATTTAACGTTTAATGAAGCAATTTTTGGGCTTGAAAAAAATATTCGTTATAATCGTGAAGACGAATGTGCGACATGTCATGGAACTGGGGCAAAACCAGGAACTCATCCAGAAAACTGTCCTAAATGTCATGGTTCAGGTGTTATTAATGTTGAAAGACAAACGCCACTTGGACGTATGATGAGCCAACAACCATGTGATGAGTGTCAAGGAACAGGTAAAATCATTAAAGAAAAATGTGAAACATGTCATGGTGCTGGACGTATGATTAAGTCCCATTCTGTTAAAGTAACTGTTCCAGCTGGCGTTGAAGATGGTCAACAAATGCGTTTATCTGGACAAGGGGAGGCTGGTTATAATGGCGGACCTTATGGTGATTTATATGTAGTCTTTAGTGTGGAAGAAAGCCCAATCTTTGAAAGAGATGGTTCTGAAATCTATTATGATCACCATATTACATTTGTTCAAGCAGCGCTAGGAGACGAGATTGAAGTGCCAACTGTTCATGGGCGAGTGAAGTTAAGAATACCAGCAGGAACCCAAACAGGTACAACCTTTAGACTTAAAGGAAAAGGTGCACCGAGATTACGTGGTAATGGAAATGGCGATCAACAAGTAACGGTTCATGTTGATACACCAACTAAAATGAATGAAGAACAAAAGAAACTTCTACGCCAATTTGCTGAATTAAATGGTGAAAAAGCAGTAGTTGAACAAGAAGAAGGCTTTTTTGATAAAATGAAAGATGCCTTTTCTTCAGGTCATAAGAAAAAGAAAAAATAAGTAAGACAAAAAAGTAAAACAGTTTATTTGTTTTACTTTTTTATTTTTACTTGAAATAAATTTAAAAACATGTAATATGTATTGTTAGATAGTAATGTTTACGATTTGAGTGAAAGTGAGGATATATTATGAAACGCATAACGAAAATTATTTTAGGTTTAGCATTAATAGGTGTGTTAGCTGCATGTGGAAAAGAAAGTAAAGAAGAACAAAAAGAGGCGGATACTTTACACATAGTAACATCTTTTTATCCTATGTATGACTTTGCTAAAAAAATTACTGGTGACGAGGCTGATGTTACAGTGCTAACTGAAGCGGGTGTGGAGCCGCATGATTATGAACCGAGTGCAAAAGATTTAGCTAAAATTCAAAATGCAGATGTCTTTATTTATAATTCAAATGAGATGGAAACATGGGTAAGAGATGTTTTAGCTTCTATTGATACTAAAAAAGTGAAAGTTATCGAAGCAAGTCAAGGAATTGATTTGATGGAAGCGACGGAAGAAGAACATGAGGGAGAGGACTCACATAATCATGAATTAGATCCACATGTATGGCTTGATCCAGTTTTAGCTAAAAAAGAAGTAGAAACCATTACGAAAGGTTTAGTTGAAGTGGATACACCTAACAAAGATGTTTATGAAAGACAATCTAAAGATTTTATTAAGGAATTAGATAAATTAAATGATGCTTATGTTGAAGCAACAAAAGACGCAACACAAAAAACATTTGTTACACAACACACAGCTTTTTCTTATTTAGCTAAACAGTATGGTTTGACACAAGTTGCCATTTCTGGTATTTCTCCTGATCAAGAACCAACACCAAAAGAATTAAAAAATATTGAAGATTTAGTCAAAAAGGATGATATTAAAGTAATTTATACTGAAAGTAGTGCTTCTTCAAAAGTTGCCGAAACCATTACTAGCGCAACAGGAGCGACGCTATCAGAGCTTAATCCATTAGAAAGTTTAACAAAAAAAGAAATGGATGGTGGAGAAGATTATTTATCTGTTATGTATACCAATTTAGACCATTTAAAATTAACCATAAAATAAACGTTGGAAACCTAGAATATTTCTAGGTTTTTGTTGTTTTTATAGACCTCTAAGCTGTAGAATAAGGCGGTAAGGGGGTAATATAAATGAAAAAAGGAAATAATAAGCTAAGGGGTATGATATTAGCTATTATGGGAGGAGTATTCTGGGGGATTTCTGGAGTGGTCGCTGAATATTTGATGAGAAATGAAAATATTTCGGCAAGTTGGTTAGTAGGGGTCAAAATGATGGTAGCCGGTTGTTTAATTTTGTTATATCAAATGATAAAGGGTAATAAAAATAGTTTATCACCATTTAAATATAAACATGAAATCATTCAATTAATTATTTTCAGCGTGTTGGGTGTATTAGGATTACAGTATTCTTTTTTTAAAGCCATCCAAGTAAGTAATGCAGCAACTGCTACTATTCTACAATATTTGTCACCAATATTATTGGTGGTTTATTTTATTTTTGAAAAAAGGGAGTTACCAAATAAATTAAGTATTGTGAGTATTCTCATTTCGTTAGTGGGAACCTTTTTATTGGTGACAAAAGGAAACATCAATGAATTAGCAATATCCAGTCAAGGTTTATTTTGGGGGTTATTATCAGCTTTTTTAGGAGCGTTTTATATCATTCAACCCAGAAAATTAATGGCTAAATACGGTACAACGTTAATTATCGGATGGGGAATGCTTATTGGGGGTATTGTATTTCAATTATATCAACCTATCTGGAGAAATATGCCAGAGTTTACTCCAAGGATAGTATTAGGTGTCTTAGTGATTACTATTATTGGTACGGTATTTTCTTATATATGTTTATTAACAAGTACAGAGTACATTCCACCACAATTTTCAAGTTTACTAACATCATTTGAACCATTAAGTTCTGCTGTACTTTCTGTTTTATTTTTAGGATTAGTTTTAACACCTATTGAAATAATAAGTATGTTGCTGATTGTTTTAGCTGTTTTTCTTTTGTCTAGATGTGATATCTCATAAGAAAAGTCATGTCTATTTATATTTTAGGTAAAATAAGCTATAATTATTTACAAGATATAAAAAAGATGAAAAGAATCATTTTTTGAAAAATGAATGGGAGGAAAGTCTATGTCTAAACAACAAATTGGTGTTGTCGGTATGGCAGTCATGGGTAAAAATTTAGCACTAAACATTGAGAGTAGAGGTTATACTGTTTCAGTTTTTAACCGGACATCATCAAAAACAGAGGAAGTTATCAAAGAACATCCTGATAAAAATTTAGTTGCAACTTATTCTATCGAAGAATTTGTTAATTCTCTTGAAACACCAAGACGAATTTTATTAATGGTAAAAGCCGGTAAAGCGACTGATTTAACAATTGAAAGTCTATTACCTTATTTAGATGAAGGTGATGTCTTAATTGACGGAGGTAATACTTACTTTAAAGATACCATCCGTCGTAATGAA
This window encodes:
- a CDS encoding metal ABC transporter solute-binding protein, Zn/Mn family is translated as MMKRITKIILGLALIGVLAACGKESKEEQKEADTLHIVTSFYPMYDFAKKITGDEADVTVLTEAGVEPHDYEPSAKDLAKIQNADVFIYNSNEMETWVRDVLASIDTKKVKVIEASQGIDLMEATEEEHEGEDSHNHELDPHVWLDPVLAKKEVETITKGLVEVDTPNKDVYERQSKDFIKELDKLNDAYVEATKDATQKTFVTQHTAFSYLAKQYGLTQVAISGISPDQEPTPKELKNIEDLVKKDDIKVIYTESSASSKVAETITSATGATLSELNPLESLTKKEMDGGEDYLSVMYTNLDHLKLTIK
- the dnaJ gene encoding molecular chaperone DnaJ, producing the protein MAKRDYYEVLGVSKTATDDEIKKAYRKLSKKYHPDINKEPDAEDKFKEVSEAFEVLSDAQKRAAYDQYGHASTDPNFGAGGFGGGGFQDFGGSFGGFEDIFESFFGGGGRSSNPNAPRQGSDLQYTLDLTFNEAIFGLEKNIRYNREDECATCHGTGAKPGTHPENCPKCHGSGVINVERQTPLGRMMSQQPCDECQGTGKIIKEKCETCHGAGRMIKSHSVKVTVPAGVEDGQQMRLSGQGEAGYNGGPYGDLYVVFSVEESPIFERDGSEIYYDHHITFVQAALGDEIEVPTVHGRVKLRIPAGTQTGTTFRLKGKGAPRLRGNGNGDQQVTVHVDTPTKMNEEQKKLLRQFAELNGEKAVVEQEEGFFDKMKDAFSSGHKKKKK
- a CDS encoding DMT family transporter, with product MKKGNNKLRGMILAIMGGVFWGISGVVAEYLMRNENISASWLVGVKMMVAGCLILLYQMIKGNKNSLSPFKYKHEIIQLIIFSVLGVLGLQYSFFKAIQVSNAATATILQYLSPILLVVYFIFEKRELPNKLSIVSILISLVGTFLLVTKGNINELAISSQGLFWGLLSAFLGAFYIIQPRKLMAKYGTTLIIGWGMLIGGIVFQLYQPIWRNMPEFTPRIVLGVLVITIIGTVFSYICLLTSTEYIPPQFSSLLTSFEPLSSAVLSVLFLGLVLTPIEIISMLLIVLAVFLLSRCDIS
- the dnaK gene encoding molecular chaperone DnaK produces the protein MSKIIGIDLGTTNSAVAVLEGGEAKIITNPEGNRTTPSVVSFKNGEIQVGEVAKRQAVTNPNTISSIKRHMGEPGYKVEVEGKTYTPQEISAMILQYIKGFSEDYLGEKVDKAVITVPAYFNDAQRQATKDAGKIAGLEVERIVNEPTAAALAYGLDKTDRDEKVLVFDLGGGTFDVSILELGDGVFDVLSTAGDNNLGGDDFDEKIIDYLVEEFKKENGIDLSKDKMAVQRLKDAAEKAKKDLSGVTSTQISLPFITAGEAGPLHLELNLTRAKFDELTSDLVERTKIPVRQAIKDAGISTSEIDEVILVGGSTRIPAVVEAVRKETKKEPNKSVNPDEVVAMGAAIQGGVITGDVKDVVLLDVTPLSLGIETMGGVFTKLIDRNTTIPTSKSQVFSTAADNQPAVDIHVLQGERPMAADNKTLGRFQLTDIPAAPRGVPQIEVSFDIDKNGIVNVSAKDLGTQKEQTITIKSSSGLTDEEIERMVKDAEANAEADKERKEEVDLRNDIDALLFSVDKTLGELEGKVDADEVKKAEDARDELKAAVEANNIEDMKAKRDALNEIVQALTVKLYEQAAAQQAQENPEAAQSGADDVVDADFEEINDDEK